GTATACCAGTGTATTAGTGGATCCTGACTCTCTTGGTCCAAGCGTTTGTCATTAACCAGTCGGAACCTTAATAATCATCCTACATTCTTGGCGCACAAACCTTAAAATGTACCCTCGCTCGGCTAAAATGATCGTAgtccaggccccggttgtttgaaaggtggataatgctatccccTGGAAATATCTCTGTCCAGTGGTTAACGCAATAGGTTTCCCATATACAGtaaaacctcgatataacgaagggctaAGGGACTGGCATCATTTGTTCGCAATAACTGGGTTCTTTTGCATGTATTTCACCATGACAGGGGGTAAAAAAGATCGTTCGTTTTACCGAGGACTTTTTATGTAGAGGTTCGTTATACATCGAGGTTCCACTGAACCTATcgactggatagtgatttatccgttggatagcgctatcccaCGTTTGAAGAACAGGGGCCAGGACTTTGAAGTCACAAATCCTTCATATGTCACTGGTGTCATAATTAACCGACAAATTAATGCCAGCGATATTTGACGTCACCCAAGGGTATATCCGTGTCCAAtctccaggggcacccaacgaccgaatgtttccaaatacgccagaagtgtctcaaatggttttctctgtgttttcgtctcatccgaagTGTTAGCTACCCTTATGGGTCCGGTCGAAACTACGAAGACATGAATTAGCCTTGCTTTCATTGGGAAATTTTaggggacgttttgtctttacATTGAAAGTTTTACGAGACCTTTTTTCAACAACAATCGTAATATcttggtattaaaatgtgactgacacaacctccgaaaatcgtagttaagctattagaaaatgtccgaatattttagacgaatggaacggttatccagaaagttttagcttttcacaagctttagaaatttctacgCAATATTTACTCCTTctatcagttattttacagtATAAAGTCGCTAGGTGCCCTGAATCTCTCGGATACTAATTTGAAGAATTTCGGCCACCTTAGAATGGAAAAGAAATCACAGACGAATCTTCAACTGCTACAATATTGCACTTGCAGTTAACTCAGCTGCACACGTGATCCAACTTTATGTTGATGTTTTTGCTTCAATTTCATGCATTTACAGCCGCCACCTCCCCTGGACATTTTTAGTGAAGAATCAGATACGGCCAGTATAGCGAGCAGTATAACTACAAGCCCAAAGCCAgaaagaaaagcaagaaaaaagaaagtcttCAATGTTCAACCGAAAATTGACACGAACTTATCTCCAAGACGTAAAGAATTAGTGGCTAAGTCGTCCCCTATTACCAAACCTACTTTGAGAGTACCCACGACACTTCACAACTCAAGAAGTAGAGAGAATTTGTCTTTATCTCCGAGATCACGTGAGCCGTCACCTGCCCGTGGCGGCAACAGATGAAAGCTGTTGTCTGAAATTGAACGCCTCAAAAGAAGTGCGTCCGTCAGATAGTAATGTTAGAAAATCTCACGCGCTTTAGCTGGAACAAGTAGTTTGTCCGTTCGTATAAAAGTAGTTTCTTCTGGCCACGTACTTGGTGTTTCACCTTTGAAGACCTGCATTTATAGAAAAACTAAAACCACTTTTGCCAAAACAATACTTTCGGGTatttaaaatgctttttctgGATATCTGTAAGGAAAAAAAGTATCAGCAAATAAATTCAAGATCGTGGAAAGGAGTATTAAGTCGATAAAGCGTTGCGTTCCGTCATACTTTGTCCACAATTCGCCTTGTTTCCCAACCTCTAAATTTAAAGCAATTAGATGTAAGAGTCGAAGATAGCGTTTATATTAACGTAAAAAATAATAagctctttatttatttttaggacATATTTGCCTTATTCGCATTTCACATAGTCGGGAGTGGCATCCCTAGGAATCCACGTGCCGTCTCCCTTTTCaatattacattaatttttgagcCTGAAAGAAGATAGGGATATATATAGAACAGTGCAAGCAAGTTATGTTAATTAAAGGTCTTAATAGAATCGATGTTGCCAGCTCGTTTAAACCTGACCAGAAGCTTCTGAAATCTCCCATTTTAGGACAGAAGTCAGCGCCATTTTGTCAACTGATGTGCGTTCTTCCAGCATGAAAAGGAAAGACAACACCCATCTTTAAAAACTAACTACTCCCCTACCAAACTGTCTTGACAAGTTTTTTCAGCACAAGTCAGGTGATtgatagcctgtgaacaggctctctgttcggggaaagggtgaaaaaatcgtgaggagagggaagggaaagggtgaGAGAGTCTTTTGTTATGGCGCAATACACTTTCCTCACATAAggatgttttcatttttacgcAGAGAATACGTAAACCTACAAAAAGGCAGCCTACGgaataaaatgtatttaaactccatttttaatacgtgtttttttttcaggttcaccaacaacaaactgcataaaataTCCTTATTAAAGTCCAGTTTACAATCACAAccaaacagatttttttttttcaattcaataAAAGAGATTTAAACACAGTCTGTgcttgaaaagttttttttttcaattgacCCCCAgaaaggggagggggtgggaggggggggggggggtgcagtATATTCCAACATGGTGCTACAGCTGTACTCTTCAAGAGTGAAATGACCAAAAGGTTAAGCTAGTGGAAATAAAACACAGCTGCCGTTAAGGCAACAGAACCAACAGCCAATGTCGTCAATGCTTTTCTCAAAGAATAATACCAAACTGGGAAGTGAGGTGTTTTCAGATCCTTAGATAAAGCAAAGGCAAGTCCAACACACAAGGTAACAAATCCTGGAAGTGGATTAACAAGCAAAGCTGTCCATGCAATAAGTGATGGAGTTACACTGTATCCAAGAGTACTCCAGTCAGGCTTCAGACCACTGTTTTTGGCCAATGCATAGCCCCAGTGTATTGCCCCAAGAAAGGAGAGAATGCATGCTCCATAAGCTTGCTGAGCATGCACTATGAGTTCCATATGTTCAGGAAGGAAAATGGACATCCCAGCCAGGCCAGTGAATGGAACTGCTCCAAAGAATCCCAGAAAAAGAGCTGGTGAAGAACTGGATTTCAGATCTGTCAAGAAGCTGCCTTGTGATTGGCTACTCATAGGTCTGGCACGAGATAAGCAGTATGGACCTTCATATATCTCTCGAAATAAACCACTTTGGGCCTGAAATAACGTAGGAAAAAAGTCACTTGCTTTTGCATTTCGATTATAAAATGTTCAATTAAAACTACCTTGATTTAATAGTCTTCACTAAGCTTGATTTGAAACAGTGTAATCTTATCACTTTGACTCTAAGTCTACTCGATTAAATTGTCTTTACAAATGTACAAATctttcgaaatgtaaataacgCTTGTTGTTCTTGTTAGAGGGAGATAAGTAAATCGATCTACTGGGTGTAAGGATGAAGTTTAATTACAGTTGGGCAGCAGTTCTGCAGAGAACTCTGCTGCGAGTGGAAAAACTACAAATTGATATTTATCAACATTTTACACAAGATCAGACTCGCCAAAATAGGTATGTTGGTGAATTTATATATCAAAGGACGACAAAAAGACGGACAGAATACGAAACGTTCGACAGTTGTAAACCAACTTTACCTTTCTACACATCTTTTTTTCATTATCGTGGTTCATCATCTGTTGAGTTATACATCTGCTATTCCAGAAGATTGGGTTTCTAAACAGCGACGGTCTGAAGAGCATGTTTACATGAACAGCTTTTCCACTCCAAAGAGTGTGGAGGaccgccattttgaaataaCTTCCGCTGTGCATAGGCACTGTCGGCGTATTTAGTACCCAGTTTACTGGCCCGGTAAATAGTAACGTGTATCTGTATTCTAGAAAATTACCTTGAAACTACTGATGAACtggaaaatgtttaaaaaaactcaGTGCAGATTTAAAGGGTTATGAATGTTCAGGCTTCAAAAATATCGaatgaattcagctttcgtgTGATAGAAGACTGACTGGGCAGATCGAGGAAGGAGTGCCTCAGCCTCTGCTCGACGCCCAATATAATATCATACTCAGCATCATCCAACATCTCACCCAATAATCGGTTTAAAACTCCAAATATAAGGACAGTATAAACCAATAACAGAGAAGCATAGATAACATTCATATCACAAGTTGGCTCAATAATCGCTGCTTAGTTGATCGAAGACAGTTTCGATAGAATGGGATGTGTTCTCAGCGACTTCTTATTTACCAAAGAGCAGAAGAAACgcaaaagacagagaaaaagttATTTTAGCCAACCACAGCGAAGACTAAGTTCTCCCGTGGCTCAAACAGAACAAACACTTTTTCGAATGACAGTAATGAAAGAACAGGCCAACATACTGCGAAGAATGTCTGTTGGTGTGGAAAACAGTCAGGAAGGGTTGCTTCCACAAGGATGTGATAGAAAGAAACGATGGAGAGAGTGGCGGCCAAGAAAGATGATATACATTGGCCAGGACGaggaacaaaacaacaataagTCTTCAAGAAAGGTACAAAATCATCTGCCGCGGTGAAAGTGTTTCAAGTGTACATTTACATACGCTGATATGGAGTTAAAGGTTCCCCTCTTACGTTCACTTAACAGCAAAATACA
The genomic region above belongs to Porites lutea chromosome 12, jaPorLute2.1, whole genome shotgun sequence and contains:
- the LOC140921464 gene encoding transmembrane protein 69-like, translated to MAVLHTLWSGKAVHVNMLFRPSLFRNPIFWNSRCITQQMMNHDNEKKMCRKAQSGLFREIYEGPYCLSRARPMSSQSQGSFLTDLKSSSSPALFLGFFGAVPFTGLAGMSIFLPEHMELIVHAQQAYGACILSFLGAIHWGYALAKNSGLKPDWSTLGYSVTPSLIAWTALLVNPLPGFVTLCVGLAFALSKDLKTPHFPVWYYSLRKALTTLAVGSVALTAAVFYFH